A portion of the Punica granatum isolate Tunisia-2019 chromosome 7, ASM765513v2, whole genome shotgun sequence genome contains these proteins:
- the LOC116215639 gene encoding bifunctional 3-dehydroquinate dehydratase/shikimate dehydrogenase, chloroplastic-like has product MGSLSLAVSDIQTSTSGMRGSPTLLCTPLMGTTVDQMLIEMRKAKEIGADVVEVRLDCLRKFNPFQDLEILIKRSPLPTLVTYRPFWEGGQYDGDDNKRQDALRLAMHLGASYVDIELEVAYEFINSIHGKKPDNFKVIVSSHNFHNTPSSEAIGNLVARIQASGADIVKVATTALDITDCARVFQIMVHSQIPTIGIVMGERGLISRLLSPKFGAYLTYGALDTSAISAPGQPLAKDLLDLYNFRLIRPDTKVYGIIGKPVGHSKSPLLFNAAFKSVGLNAVYVHLLVDDVEKFFEAYSAVDFVAGCSCTIPHKEVAVKCMDEIDPIAKKIGATNNIVRRPDGTLTAFNTDYIGAISAIEDGLRELNGATPGVGSPLAGKLFVVLGAGGAGKSLAYGAAQKGARVVVANRTLERAKELADKVGGQAMTLDEVASFHPEDRMVLANTTSVGMKPNADGTPIPKLALRHYCLVFDAIYTPKDTRLLREARESGAIIVYGTEMLIRQGFEQYKNFTGLQAPEELFRTLMEKHA; this is encoded by the exons ATGGGAAGCCTTTCG CTTGCGGTATCTGATATTCAAACGAGCACGAGCGGGATGAGGGGTAGCCCGACTTTACTGTGCACTCCCCTGATGGGGACCACCGTGGATCAGATGCTGATTGAGATGAGGAAGGCCAAGGAGATCGGGGCAGATGTCGTCGAGGTTCGGTTGGACTGCTTGAGGAAGTTCAATCCTTTCCAGGACCTCGAGATCCTCATCAAACGGTCTCCTCTTCCCACCCTTGTCACTTACAG ACCATTCTGGGAAGGCGGTCAATATGATGGGGACGACAACAAGAGACAAGATGCTCTACGTTTGGCTATGCACCTGGGCGCCAGCTATGTTGATATCGAGCTTGAG GTCGCTTATGAGTTCATTAATTCTATTCATGGAAAGAAGCCAGACAACTTCAAAGTCATTGTCTCCTCCCACAACTTCCACAATACTCCATCTTCTGAAGCCATCGGGAATCTTGTAGCTAGAATACAAGCTTCTGGGGCTGACATCGTTAAAGTAGCAACAACCGCTTTGGACATTACGGACTGTGCACGTGTTTTCCAAATAATGGTCCACTCTCAG ATTCCAACAATAGGAATTGTTATGGGAGAGAGGGGCCTTATTTCCCGGCTACTTAGCCCAAAGTTCGGAGCATATCTCACTTATGGTGCCCTCGATACCAGTGCTATATCAGCTCCGGGTCAACCATTGGCAAAGGATTTGTTGGATCTCTATAACTTCCGACTCATAAGGCCAGACACTAAAGTGTATGGCATTATCGGGAAGCCTGTAGGCCATAGCAAGAGCCCTCTTCTGTTTAATGCAGCTTTCAAGTCGGTCGGTCTCAATGCAGTCTATGTGCACCTTTTGGTGGATGACGTCGAGAAGTTCTTCGAGGCCTATTCGGCTGTAGACTTTGTTGCTGGATGCAG TTGCACAATCCCTCACAAGGAAGTTGCAGTTAAATGCATGGACGAGATCGACCCCATTGCCAAG AAAATCGGTGCCACTAATAACATCGTGAGGAGACCTGATGGGACGCTGACTGCTTTCAACACGGACTATATTGGTGCTATCTCTGCGATCGAGGATGGACTACGAG AGCTAAATGGTGCAACTCCCGGAGTGGGCTCGCCTTTGGCGGGTAAATTATTTGTTGTACTTGGAGCTGGCGGAGCTGGGAAGTCACTTGCCTATGGAGCTGCCCAAAAGGGTGCTCGGGTTGTTGTTGCCAATCGAACACTGG AACGAGCCAAAGAACTGGCTGATAAGGTAGGAGGGCAAGCTATGACTCTTGATGAAGTCGCTAGTTTCCACCCGGAAGACAGGATGGTTCTTGCCAATACTACCTCTGTTGGCATGAAACCAAATGCCGATGGGACCCCAATACCCAAG CTAGCTTTAAGACATTACTGCCTAGTTTTTGATGCCATTTACACGCCAAAAGACACCAGGCTCCTCCGAGAAGCCAGAGAGTCTGGAGCTATCATTGTGTACGGAACTGAGATGCTGATCCGACAGGGCTTCGAGCAGTACAAAAATTTCACGGGTTTGCAAG CCCCGGAAGAGTTGTTCAGGACGCTCATGGAGAAGCACGCGTAG